GTTCGTAAGCGGCCCCAGCAGCCTGATTTCCTTGTGCACTTCCTCCAGCATAAAGCCGGGCTCCTCGGGGTGCTCACAATCCTGCTCGTGCACCCGCTGATGGCGCAGCCCTATTTCTATGGCTTCCAGGGGCCATTGCTTTCGGCTGGCGTACAGGCGCAGCGTAATGGCCGTGCACGTACCCAGCGCCGACAGCAGCATATCATAGGGCGTAGGACCCTGGTCCTGGCCGCCTACCTCCACCGGCTCATCCACGAAAAAGGTATGCCGCCCGGCACGCACCTCGGCCAGCAGTGCCGTGGCTCCTACATGCACCCGCACGGTAAATTCCGGGGCGGTAATGTTTGGGTTATCAGGCACGGGGCATTTGTAGTTTGTGCATTAAGGCATCATTTTCCGGCTCAGAGTAAGGCCCAAAGGCGCTAACCAGCAAGCCCTTCACGCCTTCCGCCGATTCTATAGCATACACAACATCTTCATCACCGGGGTCGGAGGTGCCTTCAAACCGGTGAAACTCCCGCACCTGAAACTGCTCCGGGTGCAGCCGCAGATTCAGCCCCGAGCACACCAAATGCCCATCCTGAATATTGAAATCTACCAGGTAGCCTCGTTTCTGCAGGTCGCGCACGGCCTGTAAAACGGT
The Hymenobacter sp. DG25B genome window above contains:
- a CDS encoding OsmC family protein, whose protein sequence is MPDNPNITAPEFTVRVHVGATALLAEVRAGRHTFFVDEPVEVGGQDQGPTPYDMLLSALGTCTAITLRLYASRKQWPLEAIEIGLRHQRVHEQDCEHPEEPGFMLEEVHKEIRLLGPLTNEQRQRLQLISEKCPVQKTLTSGTLRIVTTVVDEQSASAALPLITPTSGTSTIH